The following coding sequences are from one Acidobacteriota bacterium window:
- a CDS encoding thioredoxin gives MEAADAQSDFFELREIDITDWDSSVAGQYNIRSIPHCMIYGRDGELKESGPDVCWAVVENPSALLRY, from the coding sequence TTGGAGGCGGCCGACGCGCAATCCGATTTTTTTGAACTGCGGGAGATCGACATCACCGACTGGGACTCTTCCGTGGCCGGCCAGTACAACATCCGCAGCATCCCCCACTGCATGATTTACGGCCGTGACGGCGAGCTGAAGGAATCGGGCCCCGATGTCTGCTGGGCCGTCGTGGAGAACCCGTCGGCCCTGCTGCGGTACTGA
- a CDS encoding fumarylacetoacetate hydrolase family protein, with product MNYLRYRYRGKVMTGVEESGAVRALRMGPCDECVETDPPVGLDQVEILCPSEPTKILAVGLNYGSHLDHHAPGTSAPASPEIFFKPPSALLPHGGVIRIPPDAHDVHYEGELVIVIGGMARQVSPGEAENYILGYSCGIDVSARIWQKNDLQWWRAKGCDTFAPAGPVVAANFDWRNGGIETRVNGGVVQSGRFSEFLFDPPMIVSYASRYLTLMPGDLIYTGTPGGTGALHPGDRVEVEIPGIGTLCSSVAAGA from the coding sequence ATGAACTATCTGCGCTACCGGTACAGGGGAAAAGTCATGACCGGCGTCGAGGAGAGCGGCGCGGTCCGGGCCCTGCGCATGGGGCCGTGCGACGAATGCGTGGAGACGGACCCACCGGTCGGCCTGGACCAGGTCGAGATCCTGTGCCCCTCCGAACCGACCAAGATCCTCGCCGTGGGGCTGAATTACGGCAGCCACCTCGACCACCATGCCCCGGGGACCTCGGCACCCGCCAGTCCCGAGATCTTTTTCAAACCCCCTTCGGCCCTCCTCCCCCACGGCGGGGTGATCCGGATCCCCCCCGACGCCCACGACGTGCACTACGAGGGGGAACTCGTGATAGTCATCGGGGGGATGGCCCGGCAGGTCTCCCCCGGGGAGGCGGAAAATTACATCCTGGGCTACAGCTGCGGCATCGATGTCAGCGCCCGGATCTGGCAGAAAAACGACCTGCAGTGGTGGCGCGCCAAGGGGTGTGACACCTTCGCCCCCGCGGGACCGGTCGTGGCGGCCAACTTCGACTGGAGAAACGGGGGGATCGAGACCCGGGTCAACGGCGGTGTGGTGCAGTCGGGCCGGTTCAGCGAGTTCCTCTTCGACCCGCCGATGATCGTGAGCTATGCCAGCCGGTACCTGACGCTGATGCCGGGAGACCTCATCTATACCGGGACCCCCGGCGGCACCGGGGCGCTCCACCCGGGGGACCGGGTGGAGGTGGAGATCCCCGGAATCGGGACGCTGTGCAGCAGCGTCGCCGCAGGCGCCTGA
- a CDS encoding M23 family metallopeptidase, whose protein sequence is MADAAMRGGRSLKPVALIVCACLLAVLAQGIFRVGGTPDVRIQPAMSVIGKRTPVTVEIAEPRRGLSRVRIELVQGEHSAPLFEKAYTPASQIPFLGSGTVRDVIGVDAGRESLPALTGGEATIRVTSERAPTWLRHPDPHVEELTLPVRLTPPSLQVRSSQTYVRQGGCEVVVYSVGESAVRDGVRAGSWWFPGFPLPGGGAHDRFALFAVPYDMDRPEVRLVAEDAAGNAAEAGFIDRFFPRPLRTDTIQVSDPFLDKVVPAIVSRTPEFRERGTLLESYLAINREMRDANQETILALARKTTPGFLWRGEFVMMPNSKTTASFAQRRSYLYEGREVDVQTHLGYDLASVRRSPVPAANSGVVLFAGYLGIYGNAIVIDHGYGLQSIYAHLSSMDAGEGQEVSRGDVIGRTGETGLAGGDHLHFSVLLQGLPVDSIEWCDSHWIENRIARKLGAALPGER, encoded by the coding sequence ATGGCGGATGCGGCAATGCGAGGAGGGCGTTCCCTCAAACCGGTGGCTTTGATCGTCTGTGCGTGCCTTCTGGCCGTTCTCGCCCAGGGCATTTTCCGGGTCGGGGGAACACCCGATGTCCGTATTCAACCGGCGATGAGCGTCATCGGCAAGAGGACGCCCGTGACGGTCGAGATCGCCGAGCCGCGGAGGGGACTGTCGCGGGTCCGGATCGAACTCGTGCAGGGGGAGCATTCCGCGCCGCTGTTCGAAAAAGCCTACACCCCCGCTTCGCAGATTCCGTTCCTGGGATCCGGGACCGTGCGGGATGTGATCGGGGTCGACGCCGGCCGCGAGAGCCTTCCCGCCCTGACCGGGGGGGAAGCGACCATCCGCGTGACGAGCGAGCGGGCCCCGACCTGGCTCCGGCACCCGGATCCCCATGTCGAGGAACTGACCCTGCCGGTCCGCCTGACTCCACCGTCGCTCCAGGTCCGGTCGTCCCAGACCTACGTCCGCCAGGGGGGGTGCGAAGTCGTCGTTTACAGCGTCGGGGAATCGGCCGTGCGTGACGGCGTGCGCGCCGGCTCCTGGTGGTTCCCGGGATTCCCGCTTCCGGGCGGGGGGGCGCACGACCGGTTCGCGCTCTTTGCCGTCCCCTATGACATGGACCGGCCCGAGGTCCGGCTGGTGGCCGAGGACGCCGCGGGGAACGCGGCGGAGGCGGGTTTCATCGACCGTTTCTTCCCGAGGCCGCTGCGGACCGACACCATCCAGGTCTCCGACCCCTTCCTCGACAAGGTGGTGCCGGCGATCGTTTCCCGGACCCCCGAGTTCCGGGAGCGGGGGACCCTGCTCGAGAGCTACCTGGCCATAAACCGCGAGATGCGCGACGCGAACCAGGAGACGATCCTGGCCCTGGCGCGGAAGACCACCCCCGGTTTCCTCTGGCGCGGGGAATTCGTGATGATGCCCAACAGCAAGACGACGGCCTCGTTCGCCCAGCGGAGGTCCTATCTCTACGAGGGGCGGGAGGTGGACGTCCAGACCCACCTGGGTTATGACCTGGCTTCGGTCAGGCGGTCACCGGTTCCCGCGGCCAACTCGGGAGTGGTGCTCTTCGCCGGCTACCTGGGGATTTACGGCAACGCCATCGTCATCGACCACGGGTACGGTCTCCAGAGCATCTACGCGCACCTTTCGTCCATGGATGCCGGGGAGGGGCAGGAGGTGTCGCGGGGAGACGTCATCGGCAGGACGGGGGAAACCGGGCTGGCCGGAGGCGACCATCTCCACTTCAGCGTGCTCCTGCAGGGGCTTCCCGTGGATTCGATCGAATGGTGCGACAGCCACTGGATCGAGAACCGGATCGCGCGCAAGCTGGGCGCCGCCCTCCCCGGCGAACGGTAG
- a CDS encoding YtxH domain-containing protein, with translation MADDNTRKEVATALVAGALLGAGIALLFAPQSGRKTRRRIRHLAENAGSRAHAVQRELWHSVENIKEDIEERLQAGLADGVQWTDGKMDELRQALATARKTIGEQFEKIQAR, from the coding sequence ATGGCCGACGACAACACGAGGAAAGAGGTCGCCACCGCCCTGGTGGCGGGCGCCCTGCTCGGCGCGGGGATCGCGCTCCTGTTCGCTCCGCAGTCCGGACGCAAGACCAGGCGCAGGATCCGTCACCTGGCCGAGAACGCCGGGAGCCGGGCTCATGCCGTGCAGCGGGAACTGTGGCATTCGGTGGAGAACATCAAGGAAGACATCGAGGAGAGGCTGCAGGCGGGACTGGCCGACGGCGTGCAGTGGACCGACGGAAAGATGGACGAGCTTCGGCAGGCGCTGGCGACCGCCAGGAAGACGATCGGGGAACAGTTCGAGAAGATCCAGGCCCGCTAG
- a CDS encoding Zn-dependent exopeptidase M28, which translates to METRHKQIVRIVLAAAVVAASLIAWLLSTPAPGMSVSGTPLEFDAARALGAAHAFVTRNPDRLFGSLESRQSSGDLIDSLSSLGYEVEFLHFDARVRSRNRVGRNVLALKKGESDEIVAIVAHYDTADTAVEGGMKNGAAVGVLLELARVFSKAPTRRSLLFAFTDGGEWGNAGAADLAAGYPLKDRIAAVLSLDHVAAGELAAFRLEETGQVSGFTPPWLRRLAAQAASVEGLDARGASRLGETVDRALQISSADQGPFLREGIPAVNLGSVSADRARARELFHSPGDGIANIRPASVRRFGMAAERIVRSLDEAPEIPREAPDALRSAGGRFLAIPWVRVIQLLWFLPLGPFLWWQLAGARPKLDAAQVSRELWAVAATFLPFLVLFLGVRLTGALRLLPVYPLYPATARDPVLVHPDWRVLGAVFGAAALVALASWVVCRYALKEWPAPRYAASKAVLLVLLVIVTALAFARNSHWAWIFLLLPAWLWTLIGRAPSMKGRALAIAGILAGALPSLLVLGRHASDLYLGWNYAWYHTLALHNGLFTPAGYFLGALAATLGIRFIVIGGQSPVSTEGHR; encoded by the coding sequence ATGGAAACGAGACACAAGCAGATCGTCCGCATCGTCCTGGCTGCCGCCGTCGTCGCCGCCTCGCTGATCGCGTGGCTCCTCTCCACGCCCGCGCCCGGCATGAGCGTAAGCGGGACGCCGCTCGAGTTCGACGCCGCGCGCGCCCTCGGGGCCGCGCATGCGTTCGTGACGCGGAACCCGGACCGGCTCTTCGGCAGCCTCGAGTCCCGGCAGTCAAGCGGCGACCTCATCGACTCTCTCTCCTCGCTCGGCTACGAGGTCGAGTTCCTCCACTTCGACGCGAGGGTCCGAAGCCGCAACCGGGTGGGGCGCAACGTGCTGGCGCTCAAAAAAGGGGAGTCGGACGAGATCGTCGCCATCGTCGCCCATTACGACACCGCCGACACCGCCGTCGAGGGGGGGATGAAAAACGGCGCCGCCGTCGGGGTGCTCCTGGAACTCGCCCGCGTGTTTTCGAAAGCCCCGACCCGCCGGAGCCTCCTTTTCGCCTTTACCGACGGGGGGGAATGGGGGAACGCCGGCGCCGCGGACCTGGCAGCCGGGTATCCGCTGAAGGACCGCATCGCCGCAGTCCTGTCGCTCGACCACGTGGCGGCGGGGGAGCTGGCCGCTTTCCGCCTCGAGGAGACCGGCCAGGTCTCGGGCTTCACCCCCCCGTGGCTGCGCCGCCTGGCGGCGCAGGCCGCCTCCGTGGAGGGTCTGGACGCCAGGGGAGCCTCGCGGCTCGGGGAAACCGTCGACCGGGCGCTGCAGATTTCCAGCGCCGACCAGGGGCCGTTTTTGCGGGAGGGGATCCCGGCCGTCAACCTTGGGAGCGTATCGGCCGACCGCGCCCGGGCGCGGGAACTCTTCCACTCCCCCGGGGACGGGATCGCCAACATCCGGCCCGCGAGCGTGCGCCGCTTCGGCATGGCGGCCGAACGGATCGTGCGCTCCCTGGACGAGGCGCCGGAGATCCCCCGGGAAGCGCCCGACGCCCTTCGCAGCGCGGGAGGGAGGTTTTTGGCCATCCCCTGGGTCCGGGTCATCCAGCTGCTGTGGTTTCTGCCGCTCGGTCCCTTCCTCTGGTGGCAGCTGGCGGGCGCGCGGCCGAAGCTCGACGCCGCCCAGGTCTCGAGAGAGCTCTGGGCCGTCGCGGCCACCTTCCTCCCCTTCCTCGTCCTTTTCCTGGGCGTGCGCCTGACGGGGGCGCTCCGCCTCCTGCCGGTGTACCCTCTCTACCCGGCGACGGCGCGCGACCCCGTCCTGGTCCACCCCGACTGGCGCGTTCTCGGGGCCGTTTTCGGGGCCGCCGCACTCGTCGCCCTCGCCTCCTGGGTGGTGTGCCGGTACGCGCTGAAGGAGTGGCCCGCGCCGCGGTATGCCGCCTCGAAAGCGGTGCTGCTCGTGCTCCTCGTCATCGTCACCGCCCTGGCTTTTGCGCGCAACTCCCACTGGGCATGGATTTTTTTACTGCTCCCCGCCTGGTTGTGGACCCTGATCGGGCGGGCGCCTTCGATGAAGGGGAGGGCCCTGGCGATCGCGGGAATCCTGGCCGGCGCGCTCCCCTCCCTGCTGGTGCTCGGCCGCCACGCGTCCGACCTGTACCTGGGGTGGAACTACGCCTGGTACCACACGCTCGCCCTGCACAACGGCCTCTTCACCCCGGCCGGATACTTCCTGGGAGCGCTCGCGGCGACCCTGGGGATACGGTTTATCGTCATAGGGGGACAGTCACCGGTGTCCACGGAGGGACACCGGTGA
- a CDS encoding ZIP family metal transporter → MDWFKDLHPVLQALWATLFTWAVTALGASVVFFFKTINRKVLDSMLGFAAGVMIAASFWSLLAPAIEMAEETNGSLSWVPAVVGFLLGGVFLRLVDRVLPHLHPGMDLDEAEGIPTSWRRSVLLVLAITLHNIPEGLAVGVAFGAAAYGLSSATIAAAVVLALGIGIQNFPEGMAVAVPLRREGLSRGKCFLYGQLSGIVEPIAGVAGAAAVLVMRPILPYALSFAAGAMMFVVIEELIPESQAEKNTDIATLGAMLGFAVMMTLDVALG, encoded by the coding sequence ATCGACTGGTTCAAGGATCTGCATCCCGTGCTTCAGGCCCTGTGGGCGACGCTGTTCACATGGGCCGTGACCGCGCTCGGCGCCTCGGTGGTCTTCTTTTTCAAGACCATCAACCGCAAGGTACTCGACTCCATGCTGGGGTTCGCCGCCGGAGTGATGATAGCGGCCAGCTTCTGGTCCCTGCTGGCTCCGGCCATCGAAATGGCGGAGGAAACCAACGGGTCGCTCTCCTGGGTCCCCGCGGTGGTGGGGTTCCTCCTCGGCGGCGTCTTCCTGCGCCTGGTCGACCGGGTGCTGCCGCACCTGCACCCGGGCATGGATCTGGACGAGGCGGAGGGGATCCCCACCTCGTGGCGCAGGAGCGTCCTGCTGGTGCTGGCCATTACCCTGCACAACATTCCCGAGGGCCTGGCGGTGGGGGTGGCCTTCGGGGCCGCGGCTTATGGCCTCTCCTCGGCCACGATCGCCGCCGCGGTGGTGCTGGCGCTCGGCATCGGCATCCAGAATTTCCCCGAGGGGATGGCCGTGGCCGTCCCCCTCCGGCGCGAGGGACTCTCCCGGGGCAAATGCTTCCTGTACGGGCAGCTGTCGGGGATCGTGGAACCGATCGCCGGCGTGGCGGGCGCCGCCGCGGTGCTGGTGATGCGCCCGATCCTCCCCTACGCCCTGTCGTTTGCCGCCGGGGCCATGATGTTCGTCGTCATCGAGGAGCTGATCCCCGAATCCCAGGCCGAGAAGAACACCGATATCGCCACCCTGGGCGCCATGCTCGGCTTTGCCGTCATGATGACGCTCGACGTCGCCTTGGGCTAG
- a CDS encoding tetratricopeptide repeat protein yields the protein MFLLLMALLPGVAVAREGFEKAKEHYGKGEYRQASTLLRDLARSDPKNAEIRFWLSRTHTRLREWKEAVRELEEAVKIEPRNARYHLWLGRAYGDRASRAFFTSAFSLARKVVREFETARDLAPEDIDVRFDLLEYYLQAPGIVGGGKDKAEAEAKAIAGIDPAKKFIAEATLHVKNKDWEKAETSLLRATVDYPHHTSAHRDLAGYRLDRKDYRGALDSGLKALGLDPKSTSSALLVASARVRLGVQLEEAERSLAALAAGPLHDGDPSHEEVHYWIGQCLLARGETAGARAAFETALRFNPEYSRARDALAEIK from the coding sequence ATGTTTTTGCTGCTGATGGCCCTCCTTCCGGGAGTGGCCGTCGCACGCGAAGGATTTGAAAAGGCGAAGGAACACTACGGGAAGGGGGAGTACCGGCAGGCCTCGACCCTGCTCCGGGACCTGGCCCGGTCCGATCCGAAAAACGCCGAGATCCGCTTCTGGCTCTCGCGGACCCACACCCGGCTCCGCGAGTGGAAGGAGGCGGTCCGGGAACTGGAAGAGGCGGTGAAGATCGAGCCGCGCAACGCGCGCTACCATCTCTGGCTCGGACGCGCCTACGGGGACCGGGCCTCCCGGGCGTTTTTCACATCCGCCTTCTCGCTGGCCCGGAAGGTGGTGAGGGAGTTCGAAACCGCCAGGGACCTTGCGCCCGAAGACATCGACGTCCGGTTCGATCTTCTCGAATATTACCTCCAGGCCCCGGGAATCGTGGGCGGGGGGAAGGACAAGGCGGAGGCGGAGGCAAAAGCCATCGCCGGAATCGACCCCGCCAAGAAATTCATCGCCGAGGCGACCCTTCACGTAAAAAACAAGGACTGGGAGAAGGCGGAGACCTCCCTGCTCCGGGCGACCGTCGACTACCCGCACCATACCAGCGCCCACAGGGACCTGGCCGGGTACCGGCTGGACCGGAAGGACTACAGGGGGGCCCTGGATTCCGGCCTGAAGGCCCTCGGCCTGGATCCGAAATCAACAAGCTCGGCGCTCCTGGTGGCATCGGCGCGGGTGAGGCTCGGCGTGCAGCTCGAGGAAGCGGAGCGGAGCCTCGCGGCTCTCGCCGCCGGCCCCCTCCACGACGGGGACCCCTCCCACGAGGAGGTGCACTACTGGATCGGCCAGTGCCTCCTCGCCCGGGGTGAGACCGCCGGGGCGCGCGCGGCGTTCGAGACCGCCCTCCGGTTCAACCCCGAATATTCCAGGGCCAGGGACGCACTGGCGGAAATCAAATAG
- a CDS encoding TolC family protein, translating into MKRLSGTLVVFALCLPWAHPSETPAGTRALTLQQAVSLALERSPEVLLARTQALQAGESVRESRSLDRPQVTAGTGLAYNNGFPLSIEGSAPSIFKIIGSQSLFSTKNSNLVKESKESERAGEFAAGRVRNEVAARTALCYGRLHQARRVQALAGRRLEEALRRQEATESLLEGGKARPVDAAVARTASAAARQDLLVAREEARVLQAELRALTGTADTVSIETRDPLVQNPLEGEPAEEIYRRAVRSSPGILEAEASVRAREFHTAAEKGERHPRMNFVTEYALFSRSNNYEDYYRRFERHNYLLGLSIEVPLFTGSRTAARVARSRLEEEGERHRLEGLKSDLKVEIERALGALEIARGAADLARQDLETARELQALDEALFAEGRVSDQEMAARRFELQGKERALVDADHTLVERRIELLRLTGTAASALAE; encoded by the coding sequence ATGAAGAGATTGTCGGGAACCCTTGTTGTTTTTGCCCTGTGCCTGCCGTGGGCCCACCCTTCCGAAACGCCGGCCGGGACGCGGGCGCTGACGCTGCAGCAGGCCGTCAGCCTGGCCCTGGAGCGCTCCCCGGAGGTGCTGCTCGCCCGGACGCAGGCGCTCCAGGCGGGGGAGTCGGTGCGCGAGAGCCGCTCGCTCGACCGGCCGCAGGTGACCGCGGGAACCGGGCTGGCCTACAACAACGGCTTCCCGCTCAGCATCGAAGGAAGTGCCCCCTCCATATTCAAGATCATCGGGAGCCAGTCCCTCTTCAGCACCAAGAACTCCAACCTCGTCAAGGAGTCGAAGGAGTCCGAGCGCGCGGGCGAGTTCGCCGCCGGGCGCGTCCGGAACGAGGTGGCCGCCCGAACCGCCCTTTGCTACGGCCGGCTGCACCAGGCGCGCAGGGTCCAGGCGCTGGCCGGGCGCCGCCTGGAGGAAGCGCTCAGGCGGCAGGAGGCCACCGAATCGCTGCTCGAGGGGGGGAAGGCGCGCCCCGTCGACGCCGCCGTCGCCCGCACCGCCTCCGCCGCGGCGCGGCAGGACCTGCTGGTCGCCCGGGAGGAGGCGCGCGTGCTCCAGGCCGAGCTGCGGGCCCTGACCGGGACCGCGGACACGGTCTCCATCGAGACCCGTGACCCCCTGGTCCAAAATCCCCTCGAAGGGGAACCGGCCGAAGAGATCTATCGGCGGGCGGTCCGCTCCTCGCCCGGGATCCTCGAGGCCGAGGCCTCCGTCCGGGCCAGGGAATTCCACACGGCCGCGGAGAAGGGGGAGCGCCACCCGCGCATGAACTTCGTCACCGAATACGCCCTGTTCAGCCGCTCCAACAACTACGAGGATTACTACCGGCGCTTCGAGCGGCACAACTACCTCCTGGGGCTGTCGATCGAGGTCCCGCTGTTCACCGGGTCGCGCACGGCCGCCCGCGTCGCCCGGAGCCGGCTCGAGGAGGAGGGGGAACGCCACCGGCTGGAGGGGCTGAAGTCGGACCTGAAGGTGGAGATCGAACGCGCGCTCGGCGCGCTCGAAATCGCCCGCGGGGCGGCGGACCTGGCGCGCCAGGACCTCGAGACGGCCAGGGAGCTGCAGGCGCTGGACGAGGCGCTTTTCGCCGAGGGCCGGGTGAGCGACCAGGAGATGGCCGCCCGCCGGTTCGAGCTGCAGGGGAAGGAGCGCGCCCTCGTCGACGCCGACCACACCCTGGTCGAGCGCCGGATCGAACTGCTGCGCCTGACGGGGACCGCCGCTTCGGCCCTCGCCGAGTAG